In one Diabrotica virgifera virgifera chromosome 5, PGI_DIABVI_V3a genomic region, the following are encoded:
- the LOC126885601 gene encoding uncharacterized protein LOC126885601 encodes MPKSQNELKLERLCSKRETIFRRAQLCYDAGSALEKDPENASKMRNFAVRYSTFEKTLSEYEEIVQDIVILKQEMEPDAGVAYHTHLDAFYDLYSNIEYLASLLINKPAVLSNNPNSTNNSTIKMPKFELVKFDGGFKLTKWMSNSNDLLSTIPEPLQLVKTKQFDKSVSKVLGLQWEEKCDNFSFGLEIPSSTRCTKRNMLSLVARMFDPLGFLSPITLLLKIWIKKLWTLKVDWDSTVPKEIEIAWEKFQNEFHVLYKIQIPRHIAVTPNSSLSFVGFSDASAAGYAAIVYSRVVNCTGQVKITLLYSQSKVSPMSKITLPRLELCGALLLSKLLSHAIETYSPRHNIDKIFALSDSMIVLNWIKSSEKNLKIFVQNRVVTIHKMVPSEYWFFVPGKENVVDCASRGLFPSSLVNHSTWFTGPNWLLLEPEYWPIQSVNGQEIMICDSEYRSQTFFDLRNLNFGTKALKHFVI; translated from the exons atgcCTAAAAGTCAAAACGAACTAAAATTGGAGCGATTATGCTCTAAACGTGAAACTATCTTTCGTAGGGCTCAATTATGTTACGATGCCGGGTCGGCCTTAGAAAAAGATCCAGAAaatgcctcaaaaatgcgtaactTTGCAGTTAGATATAGTACTTTCGAAAAAACTCTATCAGAATATGAGGAAATTGTTCAAgatatcgttatattaaaacaagAGATGGAGCCAGATGCTGGCGTTGCATACCATACGCATTTAGATGCATTTTATGATCTCTACTCCAATATTGAATATTTAgcttcattattaataaataaacctgCTGTTTTGAGTAATAATCCCAATAGTACTAATAATTCTACTATTAAAATGCCCAAATTTGAATTAGTTAAGTTTGATG gtGGTTTTAAATTAACCAAATGGATGTCGAACTCGAACGATCTACTATCGACAATCCCCGAACCCCTTCAATTGGTCAAAACCAAACAATTTGATAAGTCAGTCTCCAAAGTGTTAGGATTGCAATGGGAAGAAAAATGTGACAATTTTAGTTTTGGGTTAGAAATACCCTCATCGACCcgttgtacaaaaagaaacatgCTCTCACTTGTTGCTCGTATGTTTGATCCCTTGGGATTCCTATCTCCTATAACCCTCTTGCTTAAAATTTGGATAAAGAAACTTTGGACTCTAAAGGTAGATTGGGATAGTACCGTACCAAAAGAAATCGAAATAGCATGGGAAAAGTTTCAAAATGAATTTCATGTcctatacaaaatacaaattCCACGCCATATAGCAGTTACACCTAATTCGTCGTTGTCTTTTGTAGGATTTTCAGACGCAAGTGCTGCTGGATACGCAGCCATTGTTTATTCCAGGGTTGTTAATTGTACAGGTCAAGTTAAAATTACTTTACTGTACTCTCAATCTAAAGTATCTCCAATGTCTAAAATAACTCTTCCTCGATTAGAGCTTTGTGGAGCGCTTCTTCTCTCAAAGCTTCTTTCACATGCTATTGAAACTTATTCTCCTAgacataatattgataaaatttttgccTTAAGTGATTCCATGATTGTATTAAATTGGATAAAGTCCTcagagaaaaatctcaaaatatttgttcaaaatagaGTTGTTACAATTCATAAGATGGTTCCGTCAGAGTATTGGTTTTTTGTTCCTGGAAAGGAAAATGTTGTTGATTGCGCCTCTCGAGGTTTGTTTCCTTCTTCGTTAGTCAACCATTCCACATGGTTTACTGGTCCAAATTGGTTACTGTTGGAGCCAGAATATTGGCCTATTCAGTCTGTCAACGGACAGGAAATTATGATTTGTGATTCTGAATATAGATCACAAACCTTCTTTG